Proteins encoded together in one Flavobacteriales bacterium window:
- a CDS encoding DUF4442 domain-containing protein, which translates to MLNPIQKANLRFKLVGLFKIRLIGFVNAKLVEYSDDKTVVRIPLNRKTRNHLGSVYFGALAIGADVTGAWIAFDYLAKTKKNVSVVFKDLNAEFLKRADGDVHFTCLDGKKVLAAFNQTIEDGERKNVEIQVIATVPDKYQDEAVAKFNMTLSMRYNAR; encoded by the coding sequence ATGCTAAATCCTATTCAAAAGGCCAACCTGAGATTCAAACTGGTTGGCCTTTTTAAAATCAGATTGATCGGTTTTGTAAATGCAAAACTGGTTGAATACTCGGACGATAAAACTGTGGTCAGAATTCCGCTGAACCGGAAAACGCGTAATCATTTAGGCAGTGTCTATTTTGGGGCATTGGCAATTGGTGCCGATGTTACTGGTGCTTGGATTGCATTTGACTATTTAGCCAAGACAAAAAAGAACGTTTCAGTTGTTTTCAAAGATCTGAACGCGGAGTTCTTGAAGCGCGCAGATGGCGATGTTCATTTTACATGCCTTGATGGAAAAAAAGTACTGGCCGCATTCAATCAAACGATTGAAGACGGTGAAAGGAAAAACGTAGAAATTCAAGTTATTGCTACAGTTCCAGACAAGTATCAGGACGAAGCCGTAGCGAAATTCAATATGACTTTAAGCATGCGCTACAACGCGCGTTGA
- a CDS encoding tetratricopeptide repeat protein, translating into MRKLILCAFLFCVAFQSIAQDAEAVFNQAENLFASGEYEQASALYTQVITADPENDNAYLRRGFCFSVLKKYDQAVSDFSVVIDKHPNHPFAYISRGSAHNKLEEYKSALIDFDKALNLDPDNQEAYNNRGWAMNGMGLYKEACADWNKSKKLGNEEAKLILKNNHCK; encoded by the coding sequence ATGAGAAAGTTGATCCTGTGTGCGTTCCTTTTTTGTGTGGCTTTTCAGAGCATTGCTCAAGATGCAGAAGCTGTTTTCAATCAAGCTGAAAATCTATTCGCTTCTGGAGAATACGAACAAGCATCGGCACTTTATACTCAGGTGATAACCGCTGACCCTGAAAACGACAATGCTTATCTAAGAAGAGGATTTTGTTTCTCGGTTCTGAAAAAATATGATCAAGCCGTTTCCGATTTCAGTGTTGTGATTGACAAGCATCCAAATCATCCGTTCGCTTACATAAGTCGTGGAAGCGCGCACAATAAGTTGGAAGAATACAAAAGTGCGTTGATCGACTTTGACAAGGCGTTGAATCTTGATCCTGATAATCAAGAAGCATACAACAATAGAGGTTGGGCCATGAATGGAATGGGACTTTACAAAGAGGCGTGTGCCGATTGGAATAAGTCTAAGAAACTAGGTAATGAAGAAGCCAAGTTGATTTTGAAGAATAATCACTGTAAATAA